Proteins encoded within one genomic window of Flavobacterium oreochromis:
- a CDS encoding DUF4139 domain-containing protein, with product MKHFLLLFCSLSLFANEIKIKATTKEVTVYTSGAQVYAESSVTIPKGNSQVRIIDLSPYINQNTIQISGLKDVSILSFGYETLFYPKKVTSEKMSKLQSEIDAKLREVAFLDSKIKGLQEEETILAQNKTLSSSQQSVTLEKILVHSNHYRERVPVIKMEIFDITKKIENLKNELSAMHLEMNKISGEEKEQKGEIILKFNNPNEDILLNLNIKYNVSNAGWNPSYEIKAKNTKDALQFAYKAQVYQTTGENWNDVKLTLSTANPTVNNEKPKVDSHYLNFINYYDNRQTSAFKNQKFNYNPLVKTVSGIVTDKSGPLPGVNVVIKGTTRGVQTGFDGTYQLKVENGKELVYSFLGMEEVTLPIYSNTMNVVLEDSSAQLQEVVVVGYGTKSKKRETDKEEEIPEEILTATGDEKEIAINSVLFKIKKNYSIPSDEAPSVIEIDNFSIPAEFEYYSAPLLSENVFLTAKIKEWTKYDLLPGDASIYTEGSYAGTTYINPYQTDEELVISMGIDNNLVIERKQINNLKDKSLLGTTRIVDRNYEITLRNNKAIDADVKIYDRVPVSQNKEIKVEKANVDNADYKEDTGILFWKVNILSKGLIKKRLSYQIKYPKGKKINL from the coding sequence ATGAAACATTTTTTATTATTGTTTTGCTCATTATCCTTATTTGCTAATGAGATAAAAATTAAAGCAACTACCAAAGAAGTAACCGTTTACACTTCAGGAGCACAAGTTTATGCTGAATCTTCTGTTACCATCCCAAAAGGAAATTCACAAGTTCGAATTATTGATTTATCACCATATATCAATCAAAACACTATTCAAATCAGTGGCTTAAAAGATGTTTCCATTCTTTCTTTTGGTTATGAGACCTTATTTTATCCTAAAAAAGTTACTTCAGAGAAAATGAGCAAACTCCAGAGCGAAATAGATGCTAAACTAAGAGAAGTTGCTTTTCTTGACAGTAAAATAAAAGGGCTGCAGGAAGAAGAAACTATTTTAGCTCAAAACAAGACATTAAGCAGTTCACAGCAATCGGTTACTTTAGAAAAAATACTGGTTCACAGCAACCATTACAGAGAAAGAGTACCAGTTATTAAAATGGAAATTTTCGACATTACCAAAAAAATAGAAAACTTGAAAAATGAACTATCTGCAATGCATTTAGAAATGAACAAAATAAGTGGTGAAGAAAAAGAACAGAAAGGAGAGATTATTTTAAAATTCAACAATCCTAACGAAGACATCTTACTTAATCTCAACATAAAATACAACGTATCGAATGCTGGATGGAATCCTTCTTATGAAATTAAAGCTAAAAATACCAAAGACGCTTTACAATTTGCCTACAAAGCACAAGTATACCAAACCACAGGCGAAAACTGGAATGACGTTAAACTAACACTTTCAACAGCAAACCCAACGGTTAATAACGAAAAACCTAAAGTTGACAGTCATTATCTTAATTTCATCAATTACTATGACAACAGACAAACATCTGCATTTAAAAATCAGAAATTTAATTACAACCCTCTAGTAAAAACAGTTTCTGGAATAGTTACTGATAAATCAGGTCCTCTTCCGGGTGTAAATGTTGTAATCAAAGGAACCACAAGAGGTGTACAAACTGGATTTGACGGAACCTACCAACTAAAAGTTGAGAACGGGAAAGAACTGGTATATTCTTTTTTAGGAATGGAAGAAGTAACTCTTCCAATTTACAGTAATACCATGAATGTAGTTTTAGAAGATAGTTCGGCCCAATTACAGGAAGTCGTTGTTGTGGGTTATGGGACAAAAAGCAAAAAAAGAGAAACAGACAAAGAAGAGGAAATACCAGAAGAAATTCTAACAGCAACAGGAGATGAGAAAGAAATAGCAATAAATTCAGTATTATTTAAAATTAAAAAGAATTATTCTATTCCATCTGACGAAGCTCCTTCTGTTATTGAAATCGATAATTTTAGCATTCCGGCAGAATTCGAATATTATTCAGCTCCCCTTTTAAGTGAAAATGTATTCCTGACCGCCAAAATAAAAGAGTGGACCAAATACGATTTACTACCTGGAGATGCCAGCATTTATACTGAAGGAAGTTATGCAGGTACCACCTACATCAATCCTTACCAGACGGATGAAGAATTGGTAATTTCTATGGGAATAGACAACAATTTGGTAATAGAACGAAAACAAATCAACAATTTAAAAGACAAATCCTTATTAGGCACCACAAGAATTGTAGACCGTAATTATGAAATCACATTACGCAACAACAAAGCTATTGATGCAGATGTAAAAATTTATGACCGCGTTCCGGTGAGTCAGAACAAGGAAATAAAAGTTGAAAAGGCGAATGTTGACAATGCCGATTACAAGGAAGATACTGGAATACTGTTCTGGAAAGTAAATATCCTTTCAAAAGGTCTTATAAAGAAACGATTATCCTACCAGATCAAATATCCTAAAGGAAAGAAGATTAATTTATAA
- a CDS encoding IS256 family transposase, which produces MIDKEDLLNNKDFFKSFKNGEDLSSFFKQMHKRAVEHMLNAELDAHLDTEKHQKTSDGNYRNGHGTKKIKTSFGEDQIKVPRDREGSFEPVLVPKRHNIIDGLENVIISFYAKGMSVSDIEEQIKEMYNFDISTSTISRITNAVASEIVTWQNRPLDEVYLIVWMDGIVFKVRENSKVINKTIYLAVGLNHEGRKEVLGMWLGKNESSSFWMSVLTDLKARGVEDILITATDNLNGFTQTIRSVFPESQTQICVVHQIRNACRYVVWKDKKQFTTDMKLVYTAPTKQAAELALEDFAQKWESKYGYAIKSWRENWDELTIFFDFPLEIRKIIYTTNLIENLNGKIRKYTKNKMSFPTDEAVIKSVYLALKEATKKWSMPIQNWGIVLNQFNLIFEKRLRL; this is translated from the coding sequence ATGATAGACAAAGAAGACTTATTAAACAACAAGGATTTTTTTAAATCCTTTAAAAATGGAGAAGATTTATCTTCCTTTTTTAAGCAAATGCATAAACGAGCAGTAGAACACATGCTCAATGCCGAACTAGATGCTCACTTAGATACCGAAAAACATCAAAAAACCTCTGACGGCAATTATCGTAATGGTCATGGAACCAAGAAGATTAAGACTTCCTTTGGAGAAGATCAAATTAAAGTCCCAAGAGATAGAGAAGGTAGTTTTGAACCTGTTTTAGTCCCTAAAAGACATAATATTATTGATGGTTTAGAGAATGTTATCATTTCATTTTATGCTAAAGGAATGAGTGTTAGTGATATTGAAGAGCAAATCAAAGAAATGTATAATTTTGACATTTCAACTTCTACCATTTCAAGAATTACTAATGCAGTAGCAAGTGAGATAGTAACCTGGCAAAACAGACCATTAGATGAAGTTTACTTAATTGTTTGGATGGATGGAATTGTTTTCAAAGTTCGTGAAAACTCAAAAGTAATCAATAAAACTATCTATTTAGCAGTAGGACTTAATCATGAAGGACGAAAAGAAGTTCTTGGTATGTGGTTAGGTAAGAATGAAAGTTCAAGCTTCTGGATGAGTGTTTTAACCGATTTAAAAGCCCGCGGAGTGGAAGATATTTTAATAACGGCTACCGATAATTTAAACGGATTTACTCAAACCATACGTTCTGTTTTTCCTGAATCACAAACACAGATTTGTGTGGTTCACCAAATAAGAAATGCTTGTAGATATGTCGTATGGAAAGATAAAAAGCAATTTACAACCGACATGAAACTAGTCTATACAGCACCAACAAAACAAGCCGCCGAGTTAGCTCTAGAAGATTTTGCTCAAAAATGGGAATCTAAATATGGATATGCTATCAAATCTTGGAGGGAAAATTGGGACGAATTAACCATCTTTTTTGACTTCCCGTTAGAAATCCGCAAAATTATTTATACCACAAATTTAATTGAAAATCTTAATGGGAAAATTCGCAAGTACACCAAAAACAAAATGTCGTTTCCAACAGATGAGGCGGTAATAAAATCGGTTTACCTTGCCTTAAAAGAAGCAACTAAAAAATGGTCGATGCCAATACAAAATTGGGGTATTGTTTTAAACCAATTTAATCTTATATTTGAAAAAAGGCTCAGATTATAA